The Branchiostoma floridae strain S238N-H82 chromosome 10, Bfl_VNyyK, whole genome shotgun sequence genome has a segment encoding these proteins:
- the LOC118424709 gene encoding zinc finger protein 525-like: MAEGGNWSPTAVSQDFHDLSPTGVSCDRVASEGKEQPTASTTSQLETQTSDKPYICGQCGYRAAKKSHLAEHMRTHTGEKPYKCDQCDYSASKKCNLDYHSAKHTGDKLYMCGECGYRTARKPDLMKHMRSHTGEKPYKCDQCDYSAARKSTLCQHKASHTGDKPYMCGQCGYRAVYKSYLSQHMRIHTGEKPYKCDQCDYSAAHKSNLDKHLSKHTGDKPYMCGECGYRTARRSDLSRHMRTHTGERNYKCDQCDYSAAHKVSLVNHQAKHTGDKPYMCGECGYRATLKYTLTRHMRTHTGEKPYKCNQCDYSAAKKYQL, encoded by the coding sequence ATGGCAGAGGGAGGTAAttggtctcctactgctgtttcCCAAGACTTCCATGATCTGTCTCCTACTGGAGTTTCATGCGACAGGGTTGCAAGCGAAGGCAAAGAGCAGCCCACAGCCAGCACAACCAGTCAACTGGAGACACAGACtagtgataagccctacatatGTGggcagtgtgggtacagggcagctaagaagtctcatttagccgaacatatgagaactcatactggtgaaaaaccctacaagtgtgaccagtgtgactattctgcatcaaAGAAATGCAATTTGGATTATCAttcagccaagcacactggtgataagctctacatgtgtggggagtgtgggtacaggacagctcgaaagCCTGACTTAATGAAACATATGAGAagtcataccggtgaaaaaccctacaagtgtgaccagtgcgactattccgcTGCACGTAAGTCCACATTGTGCCAACATAAAGCCAGTCACACTGgcgataagccctacatgtgtgggcagtgtgggtacagggcagtttACAAGTCttacttatcccaacatatgagaattcataccggtgaaaaaccatacaaatgtgaccagtgtgactattctgctgcacataaatccAACTTGGACAAACATTTATccaagcacactggtgataagccctacatgtgtggggagtgtgggtacaggacagctcggagGTCTGACTTGTCgcgacacatgagaactcatacaggtgaaagaaactacaagtgtgaccagtgtgactattctgctgcacataaagtCAGTTTGGTCAATCATcaagcaaagcacactggtgataagccctacatgtgtggagagtgtgggtacagggcaactctTAAGTATACCTTaacccgacatatgagaactcatactggtgaaaaaccctacaagtgtaaccagtgtgactattctgcagcaaagaaataCCAATTGTAG